aaaacaacgtttgctgggtcagctagtaggttataaaattgtctaaataccaACACATTATTGGTATACTGAagcatgtcggatttcacaatgctatcatttatacatatttctaaaattaaaatttaaagatattatgttataagacgtaagtaattaaataatccACTTAGTACCCATGTCATCAcgttaacaaattcaatgtcattaaggtaaataatttacatatataattatcaaactaattaataatactattatataactattaaattatagtTCAATGCAGGTACATTTGCAATGTTGCTACAGTAAGTTTTGctacaaaattttacaaatagtAGCAATATTTTAATGGTTAATTTCGAGTTGGCTCTGTACACCGattgtactattattatatatagattgtactattattattatatatatctttggCATCGCTTAAATTATCACTGTAACAATAATCTTTTTGGTGCCGAGGCTACCTAATTTACAAATTCACTATTGAAACTATATttctttaggcacgttatgaaaaaatgatgacagtaaaattttaagatgcgcgcgcatcacacaaaataacagggtgaagttggttcctaaaattttctgacgtttgcgacatttgttttttttttttttggttttattcgtccattattaggataggcaaagggttaaaGCCCATACAGttgttttcattatttaataattaattgtcaaagctatctttgcaagatttttacaatattgttcatcCTAAAAACGtggaatagcacgaggaataaatcaattGAAAGATTTTTTCTTCGTtgggccaaagaagtataacttcttgcgtgcatacataagtacacacacacttttttttcattacatatttacaCAAACACTGTTACTCATACAGTTAATTTTACATTATACATTATACTACGATTTTTccctaaatgaattattattaattttttatttaacaataatttaacattaattgcttttatttttttaatatcaagattaattataatatttttttacattcgaATTATATTACATCTCAAACTTAACCGTCTATTATTATCTATTCTGGAATTTGCTTAGTTCCATCTGCTGGCAGGAACCAGGATGCTATAATGCTACCTGaaacattttcataaatttaaattccGGTTAATCAATTATTTCGAAGGATccagattataaaaaaaataggctaGAATAAGACTGAATCAACAAAACCTATTGCGAGATCGAAagagaaatgaggagatctgcaggagaaccaaagttaccgacatagcccaaatgattgcgaaactgaagtggtagtgggcagggcacatagttcgacggacagatggccgttgaggcagtaaagtgctcgaatggcgaccacgtactggaagacgcagtgttggtatgcCCCCCACAAGAAGAACCGgctatctggtcaagattgccggaatacgttgaatgagggcagcggaagaccgaccgtcgtggaaatctttgggggagaacttcgtccagcagtggacgtcttctggctgatgataatgatgatgtatTGAAAATATCATATTCTACAAATGAATACTTAGACTTGATAAGACACATTTTACTCAATGTTTATGCTGCACTTATAGGCGAACAAATAACCATTATTCACTCTGCGAGAAACATAATATGTTTCTCTGTCTCTAACTCATGGAGAGGGAAACAGATAGCGTCAATGCTTTTTTTATAACttcgttaaaataaaaaatgattaaaaatacttactaacaaCGAGTAGCGACCACGCGTTGAAGGTGATCGCGCAGTAATTGAATAATAAGGTCGAGACCATATTGATTCCAATGAATGCACTAGTCCTGGCCACCATCATACTAAGACATGTCACCATTCCTCTGCAATTTGCATCCCACGAGTTTAATATCCAGTTCTTTAGAAATAAAGCCACTATTTTGGGAATCGcttaattagtttttattttttggttttataGCAGCatttacaatatacataaaatttcaaCTATTGCGGCTTGTAAGCAATACAGACCCCGTTCTTGTTGGTTACGTTTCGGGTACTGAATCTAAGAGGAAGATATTTGGTAAGTTCAGAATAAGTCTTAGAACGAAACAGATAagctaaatttataatataagattaaCAGTCTGCCCTAACAATTATTACAGGTGAAGCCATTTTCTAATTTCATCAATCCAGAAAATAGAGCCTTAGAGATACAGCtattatcttatttaaataaaggctAACACAAAGATCTAATAACTAAGAAACATAAACCCTTCCAGCCAATGTTACTTAAGAAAATTTTGCTGAAAAGAAATAGTAAGGTGttactttttgttattttttcatggaaaaggagaacaaagaaggtcatctgatggtaagtgatcatcgATAAAATGGTTCCAGCTGGTACTGGGGCACACTAGACCAAAGATTACATTCCATATGTGGCCGAAACCGAGAGTTGTAGGATGCAAGAAGGAACGCACTCTATCTCAATcggctgacttgtagtgccatacGCGGCAGGTTGCTGGTGTTCTGCGACGTGATTTTTGAATAGGCACCACACTCTTGACTAAACAAtagtcggacgttccaagagggaCACACCATACCGTCGACATAGACCTGTTAAATATGTGTACTCAGCAGACGATCTAGTAAGGATTGCATGTCCACATATCCACGTCTGGGACTGAACCAATTGGGACACACCATACCTGTTTGTATCCGCAAGGCATGACAAGGGCGACTGCCCCGTCTAAAGATGATGGATAGTTTTTAAGATGAAGAAGATTCCCTTTATGTTGCAAAATTCCACGTGAAGCGTGCAAGGGGGCAAGGTGTAGTTGCTGAAGTTGTTATCGGTCATTACCGGTTCTGTGCCTTGCCTAGAAATACCACAGACGACCCCGACTCTGTTACCCTCCTGGGGTTAGTAAAATATCTTCAAGAACCGCTGTCATATTGTGGTACTCATTATATGGTGGCTTTTGAGAGCAACCTATGCGAAAGCGGTGCTAGACCGCTATTTCACGCAGgttttctgtgcgagtgtgTAACTTCGATCTAGTTGCGTTCATAAAGTCGTCATAGAACGGATACGTAATTTTACGACATCGAATTATTAGCTCTTGGTTCTGACCTGTTGATTATTTTACTCAGGAAGTACAAAGCAGAAAAATATGTATACTTCTTATATTTCTATCTATCAAGACTTGGTGAATTCGATatagttcaaattaaaattcaaatatttttattcaaaataggatttaaaatcacttattgaacgtcaaaatctaccacccattcaaaagagactgcctcagacctgagaagaatgggcgcaagaaactcagcgggccttttttttaatataaaatatggattaccattgtaatatcgtacaataaacatttataattaaagagcctgaggttgttcgctttattcccagtccgtggtgtcattaagaaaatcgtttatgctataataacctttcccacacaaacgttttttaacaattcttttaaatttcgtaacacatttgttttgtacattttctgggatcatattgtagaagcaaatacatcgcccaacaaaagacttacttactcgacccaaccgagtagtaggcacaacaagtttatgtttgttcctcgtgttaagataaaataaaaaaataccttaccTGCAGGAAGTAGGGTACAAGTCCACAAAATATGACGCCAAAATGCCCATCCCAAGGTTCGTACCCGTAAACACCATGAGGGCCACAACACTTGATACTGGTTCGGGCATCAGGTTGATCAAGAAACCACCCAAAGCAGCGATAACAAGGATCGTCAGCAAAAGAATCCGTCTCCACTTCATGAGGTATGAAATAACGATAATTAGGAAAGCAAATATTGACTGAGATACTACTAGCGTGATTATAACGTTGTCTTCGACATTGGCATCACAAATAGGAACctgtaaaaataattcataatgaAATGTTGTAAATAACACAATTTATTATcagtaatagtaataaattattataagtaataaattgtaACGAAAGTGGCAGAAATTGACACAAAGAGTTCTCTGATGTTATCCCATCGAATTTATCTGGTGTTGAAGCCGAAACTTATGCATTATGCACGTATTGCAATTGTCATCAGACGCACAATTTTTAGCAATTCCTTTTGCTTTCATTTTTTATGGTACACATGGTGAAAGCgtgtgtaaattttaataaaatatgaagtaaatcacttcaaattcaaatatttttattcgaaatagaatataaaatcacttattgaaagtgaaaaactaccacccattccaaaaggtatgcctcagacctgagaagaacgggtgcaacaaactcagcgggcttctttttttatataaaaatctggttgcaatgtaaaatatagtgtttgctctgcaaaagagagctgttcgtgctatatatcagcttggttatagacagtatctcaaagaaaattctagtaggcttcataagatacataatagttttaagggtaaatgtatatatatttctataataaagtcccagccagtggtcaggcattatctataaataaatttaaatgttttataaaaaatggctctttcgtaaatcctattactccacagctgaatatctaaatggtCGGACaccctgggactagattgtgattattttatagcaatagaaatgactgtacaatattgtatatttttattgaaaagagcgcaaaaaaagaatgctgggagagtttcttgcgccgcttcttctctctcagagcgccatttgtttccgaagctgtagtggtatctagtatattagaaatgacatcaaaaagaattctaaaggaatcaattttgagaaaataaatgctttttatgccttttaaatcgtacaacaaattttattatctaatagcCTATGAGCGGTCGCTCagttcccaatcagtggtatcattaagaaagtcatttatgttatagtaacctttattaCAAAAACGTTTTCTTTTGAAATTcatattactttttttacattttctgggatcttgttgtaaaaccatatacatcgccccataaaCGACTTACTTACACGACTAAGCTGAGTAGTtaagcattataagtttatgtctgttcctagtgttaacattatggctatgaaagtttctagcaaattcacttatgtgcctatgtacatacataatattatcaagaatatattgagaggcaacagtcaagatgtttatttctttaaattttgttctcAATGATTCAGCTAAAAGATAAAAAGAAACTTACGTCTGTAGAATTACTGAAACTGGTTTCACTAGGGATGTCTTCACTCAAAGATATCAGATGGCAGAAACTGCTATATTCGCCAGAGGTTGAAAGGTTTTGAATAACTAAGTTCAATAGAAATGGTAACCACATCAGGAAACTATTATTActgtaaaaaaaagaaaaaaatatttgattttataatgtCTCTTTATGTGACCTAGAGATATcataaacagtaataataaatttgatttattaatataatactctGTCTACTTAAGATCCCACGAGAGAAGTATTATTTTGTTCTGTTTTCATAATtctgtattaattattagtcTGATAAAATTTGCAAGGACGGATCAGTACAGTTGATTCTCGTCGATTTTACCCGAAAAGAGCTAATTTAGCCGAGTGTAATGGCTTAGCCTCATTTCACACCACTAAACAAAATCCCAGCTTTAGTGTTTTTCACCCTAAGAGTTTCGAATTAGATACATATATATGCATCTTTGTCTTTAAACATCTGAGAGACACGTGTAATAAAGCCAAATAAACGATATGCATTATTCGATATGTGATCGATGAGCTCGTCGAGTGTCAATTTGGCATCAAAGCATAGCATATATTAAGAAGACAGGATCCTGATTCTTTTACATGATTGTTTTAAATCTCcctgtaattttgtttttattcctCGTAAAAGAGATGAGCATTACATTAATTCTAACCAACACATAATCTCGTACCTTCACAATAGATATCAAACCTATTCAAGTCTTCATgcataaacaaacaaaactttACATATGCatacatattatacaaacaTGACGTCATTTATATACAATGTCAAAAGCAACGGGCCCAGTATAGAGCCTTGGGGTACACCTGGCGTATGGTTTTTACTGTAGGAGAGATAAAACCCTTAATAACTACTTTGAACACTTTCAATCaacaataaagaataaaatgtaCGTGCCGCCTAAATAGGTTAGCTAGGGTTAAAGTTTTCCTTTATATATCAATTGTACAATACCATACTAGACactatactaggactcactgagatgcacaaatttaagaaatatattaagctTCATTGACAAAGAAAGCTTGCTATAGTATAGCAGATcacactaaatataataatgcatGGTTCTTATCTGTTCTTAAAAGATCAGCTGAGATTTTCTTATAAGTCTTCTGGATATGTCGAAGCCCCTTTTACGAAGATTTGACAATTAGGTCGATTAGGCAGGACCGTATTGGTGTTCTATGATTGTGTATCACAGCATTGTGTAAATAGGTTGATGTAACAACATCTCCAAAATTTAGGAATCGATTATAGTAAAGAAAATGGACGAAAATTAGCGACTTGATATTTTGTACTTGCTTTAAATACAGGCGTTATATATAAGAGCAGATACTTGGAGAAGAACTACAAGATAaagatttattgaaataatttccaAGGGAAAATTTCCAGTGCATTTGGCGCCTTATTAAGGATCGATATTTAGAAGTGCTGCACAAAATTCGAGTATGttgagatatatttttatattttccatTAAAGCAGTAGAGTCTTTGCCGTAACTTATATTTTCAAGTAAATCAATATTACACGCTCGATTGAAAGCGGGttataaacaatgtttgcaATCACTTTATATCTAATagtaaagtaaatgtaaaaatttgCGGTGGCAACAAAAAGCAAAAGATTTCtaatgtctataaataaatatgcgaTAATAATTGGAAGGAGACATAATATTTAGTCAAAAACAACATTGAATCGCACATGAATTACTATTGAATCGTCTTTTATACATAGAAATGTGATACGATTTCAAACCCATACATATTGACAATTGAGTAAGATGTGAATTTATAAAGAAGTGGGAATTATTGGTGAAAACGGCGACGACGGCATTTGTTGGCGTACCAATCAGATGAGTGGTTGTGTATAACCTTTGGAAACGCGCAGCAGCAATAAAATCGTCACGTTGTCGTCGATATTTACTTTACACACGTAATGCACATTTCATCTCGCAACCTTGAGCTTACTGTCTCTTTCATAAACAACAATTGTATATGATTTTCAACTTTTAAGTCAGGTATATTTTGTATCTTGCAGCTACGAGAAGCTTAGTCAAGTTCATCGATTTTAGTCTTCTATATTTGTGAATTAGTGCAAAGCAAAGTATCTTCCTGTCTCAAATAATGCTTCATTTGAATGAGATCAGTGATTCCTCTCTATTCGCAATAACGGTACCTCCCAGAAGCCGTTACGCTGCTCGAGCTTGTTATCATCTCGGAGTGCTTTACACACTTCCAAGAAAGCTGAATTTGATCTTCATGCAGTTGGTACCTGAACTTCGCAATTTTTGTGTTCATGTATCGGTCTCGGTGTTAAGGATCAAAACCGATCATGGTATTAAACCTCCTTTAGTTCACCTAGAGATATAGAAACAGTAGTATTCTTTTATTCTTGCAGATTGGACACttccatttaaatttttaaatagaaattatatttcgTCAGGTTTGGTCACTACAGTAATGCATACTCATGATACTTTAACTGCATTTAATAGTTTCCTTGTCGATAAGATTATTTGAACATTTAGAGCTATCCATGAAGAACTATTCTCTACAGATACATCAATCAAATACTTTGAAGGTGAGTTAAAATTATATCGACGTGTAGTGACACGAGTTTTGTCGTCACTTTCATGTTCTTGTCAAGGTTGGACTGttctatgtttttatttatattatcttttttagTGTATGATCTATGATCTTCCACATCTGGAATTCGGGTTTACTCAATAACCAGTTGTGTCAGACCATATACTAAGGCGAAGTCGTTAACAGATCCTACTACATGATACTACTGTGGtgcgtgagcctagccattcggcgtggtgggcgttaaaattgCCAAGATCTCTGTAGTGGGAATCTGCTCCACACGGATCTATAtgggcatgcgtagattcgcggatggtcgtCGCAGTCTACGTGCAAACTCAATCCTACTCCGAGTAGGAGAGGTAAGATATATCAGCCAGAGAGGAATTCTGTGTCTCGGTCAAAAGGCAAGGGCCGGTTTCGCCGTACCCAGATtgaagtggacggcatttaattTTGAGCGAGGACAtttgatgttgcaaaagtccacagcgaagGTGGAGGAGGGTgatttgagcctcctgctctatTTGCCCCGAGTCAATACAGGATTGCCCACACACCGAACCTAGTACAGCGGCAGGACCGCTTTTTCACGCCGGTTTTAAGGAAgagagtggtatttctccggccGTGCAAACCTGATTCGGTTGAGTCCGttaggacccaacatggcactaccacacATAAATCATATACTATCGGTTACTTTTTAATTACAGTTTCATGTATGagcgcacgcacacacacgtaTGTTATATCGGTTACATATTTCGACTAGAACTAAAAAATCAAGCTCAATTAACGGCTCTTTTTTGTACGATGTAATGGCACGAGGAGATCACCTACCAAGTGGACCCAATACTCTTCCAAATGCGGATAAACTTAAACGGCTTAAGCTTAAAAGGCAGACAATGATGACAGATGACAGGTagcctgtacgctcgtttgtctaaCTCTTACATGAACGGATATCTTACGTGATATAGACTACGAAGACGATATAGTAGAGCTGCAGTGTCCTCCACAGCATAGGCGGTCGAAACAGCGGCGCAGTCTGTTCACGCAGTGACTGCCATAGAGACTGATGCTTCCCATTTCCTGAACCCTCAAGCACCAGCGATGATAACTGAAAGTCATTTtcataatttgaaattaaaacaacTGTAATTAAATGTTCTTCCCACAAATATCGTGAATGTTGAATTTTCTTTAAGCACAAATACTTTTCccccatttaaataaaatgcttattaaaaaaaaattccagGTTAATATAAAAACCCTACTCAATTCTCatacataacaatattaattaattgactGAAATTCTTTTGTTGTAAAATTTTATCTAAAGACAGAACAAGTCTACCTTGGTCTACCatctaaacttaattttaaggtcttaaaattgtaaaaacgtGGCACAAAAGTCTATTTTTTATCGTGaaaatttatctatttataaagttataacaaaggcaatatattttaattttagattagtgtattttattatatatttactcaACTTAGATTtagatatttgttatttttaattgtaattaaaacacatacaaattaaattggcatcaagttataactaattctaaaccaagaaaatgtaaaatgtttacaaatagacattttgcctaAGAATGGTTTGTtgggacgtataacgtttcccgcgtttatttgcaaggcagtttgtcattaggaaaacttcagaattatcattgtattgacagtgttgtcaacgatattgtaaacattttgcattttctttgtttatcatcagttataactttataccaagtttatttgtaaggccgtcaTTATTTGTTATCCTTAAAACAATTCTCAATTGGTTATGGCAgtctttcaaattatttttgtataatcttTTTTCTCTGGTTTTAGTTTTTGAGTCAATTTTAGACTACAATGTAATGATAAGCGAAATAAGCATGCAGTGTtgtttacctttaaatgattttgcataccctatgcatgtaattaaaatagttaatacTTTAAGAAATAGTTTTATCTAAAATCTCTGGTAgaccaatatataaataattaaatctaattgtggtattataaatattatagtcaAAACTGATATTCGCCCAATTAGACCTGTTAAAAAAACATGTAGCTTATTTAAGGGTGGCCCTCTAGTTTAGACACATTTTTATTAACCAGTTGAAGGCTCCGttgcaccagatgccggctagattattgttaacataacagcgcctatttctgccgtgaagcagtaatgtgtaaggtgTGATAGGTCGGAAAAGCGCCATacctagtgatattactgggcaaatgagacttgacatgttgtctcaaggtgatgagcgcagttgtagtgacgctcggtattttcgggtttttcattaatcctgagtggcgtatcaattaccatcacctgaacgtcctgctagtctcttTAACTTGTGGTATATATGAGAATATTGTTCCTTACCTTAAGTGTCTCTTGGGATCCTCTGTGATTGATTCTGTGAATAGTCTTCAATACTTCTACAGCTTCATCTTCTCTGCCATAGTTTGCCAGGAACTTGGGAGATTCACAGAAGAAGCAGATGGCGATACCGCCTAATCCAGCTGGTAGTGCCAGCACTATGATTAACAGTCTCCATGGTGTAAATGTGAGACTCAGGAACGGAATGTCAATTTTAAAGTTTAGAAGCAGCGTGGGGTACGTAAGCactgtaataataaacataatttgaaGACTTTCTTACAAGTTCCCTTATACTCaagtatttcaataaaaactatttgtaatttgtatttaaagACCATCACCATCTATTCTactacaataatgttttctacTACCAAGGGCTTCACGTACCAAATATATGAAGAATTctgttattttagtttaattacaAGTAATAAACCATTTCATTTAACTCCTGACGAGCTAAGCTGCGACACCGCGCGTGGCGCCATTGCCATCCTTGTCATATAATTTATTGCTGTTCAAGTGtttgcttttgtttttaaacaagctagcgctttgttagataacataaacaatggatactgcgtaatttgaacaaatttcatataaagtaaaactaagtaaaaattgtcatgcttttttttatgatttttgtagatttacctacattttacatttcgattattactaatgaatgtagtaattttttattactaaaacatgcttcaaagttactaattagtaatagaacAGTTACTAAaccatcatagataatacaaaaaagaatttttaaatcgactgctacagataatttttacggctgaccgcatttgACACAGATAaggattaaaaattaaaaaaaaagaaacttttatagtctgttaaattaataagtgaAATGATTTAAAGTTGAATATTTACTAACACGACCTTCTTATTTCGAACCACTTTATAAGGCGAAAACTGTATAATACGCAATATTTCAAGGCCCTGGTTTGACTTAAAGAGATTTTACTCTATTATTGATGTATTTAAAGATTTTCTATACAAAAGGCATTCCTTGTCTTATTCATCACTAACTTGAGGTAGTAATTTTCAAGTTTTTTCATGTAGCAGAAAACatacaatttaca
This portion of the Leptidea sinapis chromosome 32, ilLepSina1.1, whole genome shotgun sequence genome encodes:
- the LOC126974547 gene encoding uncharacterized protein LOC126974547 isoform X4, yielding MKANEDAISLDAALEKAGNGLYNILLVATCGLILLGIGIDMFGFSLAVAAACDLDLNVTQQGILTSLPMVGILVSSYPWGYISDTKGRRYSLIISALVGSLLSSLSSLASNWIVLGLIKFVSVCFSCAANSVTYTLLGESCIQSVRRKYMLIITCILILSPGAAAVLTYPTLLLNFKIDIPFLSLTFTPWRLLIIVLALPAGLGGIAICFFCESPKFLANYGREDEAVEVLKTIHRINHRGSQETLKLSSLVLEGSGNGKHQSLWQSLREQTAPLFRPPMLWRTLQLYYIVFVVYITNNSFLMWLPFLLNLVIQNLSTSGEYSSFCHLISLSEDIPSETSFSNSTDVPICDANVEDNVIITLVVSQSIFAFLIIVISYLMKWRRILLLTILVIAALGGFLINLMPEPVSSVVALMVFTGTNLGMGILASYFVDLYPTSCRGMVTCLSMMVARTSAFIGINMVSTLLFNYCAITFNAWSLLVVSSIIASWFLPADGTKQIPE
- the LOC126974547 gene encoding uncharacterized protein LOC126974547 isoform X5 — encoded protein: MKANEDAISLDAALEKAGNGLYNILLVATCGLILLGIGIDMFGFSLAVAAACDLDLNVTQQGILTSLPMVGILVSSYPWGYISDTKGRRYSLIISALVGSLLSSLSSLASNWIVLGLIKFVSVCFSCAANSVTYTLLGESCVQSVRGKFMLIITCLIVLSPAAGALLTYPTLLLNFKIDIPFLSLTFTPWRLLIIVLALPAGLGGIAICFFCESPKFLANYGREDEAVEVLKTIHRINHRGSQETLKLSSLVLEGSGNGKHQSLWQSLREQTAPLFRPPMLWRTLQLYYIVFVVYITNNSFLMWLPFLLNLVIQNLSTSGEYSSFCHLISLSEDIPSETSFSNSTDVPICDANVEDNVIITLVVSQSIFAFLIIVISYLMKWRRILLLTILVIAALGGFLINLMPEPVSSVVALMVFTGTNLGMGILASYFVDLYPTSCRGMVTCLSMMVARTSAFIGINMVSTLLFNYCAITFNAWSLLVVSSIIASWFLPADGTKQIPE
- the LOC126974547 gene encoding uncharacterized protein LOC126974547 isoform X3 — its product is MKANEEAISLDAALEKAGNGLYNTLLVATCGLIMLGIGIDMFGFSLVVAAACDLNLNVTQKGILTSLPLIGILVASYPWGYISDTKGRRYSLIISVLVGSLLSSLSSLASNWIVLGLIKFLSVCFSCAANSVTYTLLGESCVQSVRGKFMLIITCLIVLSPAAGALLTYPTLLLNFKIDIPFLSLTFTPWRLLIIVLALPAGLGGIAICFFCESPKFLANYGREDEAVEVLKTIHRINHRGSQETLKLSSLVLEGSGNGKHQSLWQSLREQTAPLFRPPMLWRTLQLYYIVFVVYITNNSFLMWLPFLLNLVIQNLSTSGEYSSFCHLISLSEDIPSETSFSNSTDVPICDANVEDNVIITLVVSQSIFAFLIIVISYLMKWRRILLLTILVIAALGGFLINLMPEPVSSVVALMVFTGTNLGMGILASYFVDLYPTSCRGMVTCLSMMVARTSAFIGINMVSTLLFNYCAITFNAWSLLVVSSIIASWFLPADGTKQIPE